In Mycobacterium sp. JS623, one genomic interval encodes:
- a CDS encoding YlxR family protein has translation MRTCVGCRKRELAVELLRVVAVDGNGEYAVTVDPARKLPGRGAWLHPDPACLDAAIRRRAFARALRITGSPDTTAVVAHFEQSEHPTAAVQRTGSEEHEHTVKSR, from the coding sequence GTGCGGACGTGCGTTGGTTGCCGGAAGCGAGAGCTGGCCGTCGAACTGCTTCGGGTAGTCGCCGTCGACGGGAATGGCGAGTACGCCGTGACCGTTGACCCAGCGAGAAAGCTGCCGGGGCGGGGTGCCTGGCTGCATCCCGATCCAGCGTGCCTAGACGCAGCAATTCGGCGGCGAGCATTCGCACGAGCGCTACGGATCACCGGTTCACCGGACACCACCGCGGTGGTAGCGCACTTCGAGCAATCGGAGCACCCGACCGCAGCGGTTCAGAGAACAGGTAGCGAAGAACATGAGCACACCGTGAAGTCCCGATGA
- the nusA gene encoding transcription termination factor NusA: MNIDMAALHAIEADKGISVDVVVETIKSALLTAYRHTEGHEADARIDIDRKTGVVKVLARETDADGNLIHEWDDTPEGFGRIAATTARQVILQRLRDAENEKNYGEFSAREGDIVGGVIQRDARANARGLVVVRMGSETKGSEGVIPAAEQVPGERYEHGDRLRCYVVGVTRGAREPLITLSRTHPNLVRKLFSLEVPEIADGSVEIVAVAREAGHRSKIAVTSRVPGLNAKGACIGPMGQRVRNVMSELSGEKIDIIDYDEDPARFVANALSPAKVVSVSVIDESARAARVVVPDFQLSLAIGKEGQNARLAARLTGWRIDIRSDAAPQPDPGAAHGAAHERQ, encoded by the coding sequence GTGAACATCGACATGGCGGCACTACACGCCATCGAGGCAGACAAAGGTATCTCGGTCGATGTGGTCGTCGAGACCATCAAGTCGGCACTGCTGACCGCCTATCGCCATACCGAAGGCCACGAGGCCGACGCCCGCATCGACATCGACCGCAAGACCGGCGTCGTGAAGGTGCTTGCGCGTGAGACCGACGCTGATGGCAACCTCATTCATGAATGGGACGACACGCCAGAGGGATTCGGCCGCATCGCGGCGACCACCGCGCGCCAGGTGATCCTGCAGCGGCTGCGCGATGCGGAGAACGAGAAGAACTACGGCGAGTTCTCGGCGCGCGAGGGTGACATCGTCGGTGGCGTCATTCAGCGCGACGCGCGCGCGAACGCCCGTGGGCTGGTCGTCGTCCGAATGGGCAGCGAGACTAAGGGATCCGAGGGTGTGATCCCCGCCGCGGAGCAGGTTCCCGGTGAGCGCTACGAGCACGGCGACCGACTGCGGTGTTACGTCGTCGGCGTTACCCGCGGCGCCCGCGAGCCACTGATCACGTTGTCGCGCACCCACCCAAACCTGGTGCGCAAGCTGTTCTCACTGGAGGTGCCCGAGATCGCCGACGGCTCCGTCGAGATCGTGGCTGTGGCGCGCGAAGCCGGCCACCGCTCGAAGATCGCGGTGACCTCGCGGGTGCCCGGCCTCAACGCCAAAGGCGCCTGCATCGGGCCGATGGGTCAGCGGGTGCGCAACGTGATGAGCGAGTTGTCCGGCGAGAAGATCGACATCATCGACTACGACGAAGACCCCGCGCGGTTCGTGGCCAATGCGTTGTCGCCCGCCAAGGTGGTGTCGGTCAGCGTCATCGACGAGTCGGCGCGAGCGGCCCGCGTTGTGGTCCCCGATTTCCAGCTGTCGCTTGCGATTGGCAAGGAGGGCCAAAACGCCCGGCTGGCGGCCCGGTTGACCGGCTGGCGGATCGATATCCGAAGCGACGCCGCGCCGCAGCCTGACCCCGGCGCGGCACACGGGGCGGCGCACGAGCGCCAATAG
- the infB gene encoding translation initiation factor IF-2 produces the protein MAGKARVHELAKELGVTSKEVLARLSEQGEFVKSASSTVEAPVARRLRESFGGAKPAAEKVKTDGNGSPAKAATPKAPAKPAAPKPAAPAAPAAPAEPPAAPPAAAAAAPPDAPTPAPPAPSPGATPGPRPGPAPSAPKPAARTPRVGNNPFSSAQPVDRPIPRPQAPRPGAPRPGMSPGNMPPRPGGPRPAAGGRPGGPRPGPGARPGPGGRPAPGGAGRPGGGGGGGNYRGGGAGGGGGAPAGAGGGYRGRPGGGGGGRPGQRGGAAGAFGRPGGAPKRGRKSKRAKRAEYENMQAPVVGGVRLPHGNGETIRLARGASLSDFAEKIDANPASLVQALFNLGEMVTATQSVGDETLELLGSEMNYVVQVVSPEDEDRELLESFDLTYGEDEGGEEDLETRPPVVTVMGHVDHGKTRLLDTIRQANVREEEAGGITQHIGAYQVEVDLDGTPRPITFIDTPGHEAFTAMRARGAKATDIAILVVAADDGVMPQTVEAVNHAQAADVPIVVAVNKIDKEGADPQKIRGQLTEYGLVPEEFGGDTMFVDISAKQGTNIESLLEAVVLTADASLDLRANPDMEAQGVAIEAHLDRGRGPVATVLIQRGTLRVGDSVVAGDAYGRVRRMVDEHGEDVEAALPSRPVQVIGFTSVPGAGDNFLVVDEDRIARQIADRRSARKRNALAARTRKRISLEDLDSALKETSQLNLILKGDNAGTVEALEEALLGIQVDDEVELRVIDRGVGGVTETNVNLASASDAIIIGFNVRAEGKATELANREGVEIRYYSVIYQAIDEIESALKGMLKPIYEERELGRAEIRAIFRSSKVGNIAGCLVTSGIMRRNAKARLLRDSVVVAENLTVSSLKREKDDATEVREGYECGLTLTYSDIKEGDVIETYELVEKARA, from the coding sequence GTGGCAGGTAAGGCCCGTGTACACGAGTTGGCTAAGGAACTCGGTGTCACCAGTAAGGAAGTTCTCGCCCGCCTGAGCGAACAGGGCGAATTCGTCAAATCAGCGTCCTCCACAGTGGAGGCACCCGTCGCGCGTCGACTGCGCGAATCATTCGGCGGCGCGAAGCCGGCCGCCGAGAAGGTCAAGACGGACGGCAACGGTTCGCCGGCCAAGGCCGCAACGCCGAAGGCCCCCGCGAAGCCGGCCGCGCCCAAGCCCGCAGCGCCTGCGGCTCCCGCGGCTCCGGCAGAACCCCCGGCCGCTCCTCCGGCGGCGGCGGCCGCGGCCCCGCCCGACGCGCCAACGCCGGCCCCGCCCGCGCCTAGCCCGGGCGCAACCCCTGGCCCCCGGCCAGGCCCGGCGCCCAGTGCACCCAAGCCCGCCGCGCGCACGCCGCGCGTCGGCAACAACCCGTTCTCCTCGGCGCAGCCGGTTGACCGGCCGATTCCCCGGCCCCAGGCACCTCGTCCCGGTGCGCCGCGGCCCGGGATGTCGCCTGGAAACATGCCCCCGCGGCCCGGCGGACCCCGTCCGGCCGCAGGTGGCCGTCCGGGTGGCCCCCGTCCCGGACCTGGCGCACGGCCCGGTCCCGGTGGTCGTCCTGCTCCCGGTGGCGCCGGACGTCCCGGCGGCGGTGGCGGCGGCGGTAACTACCGCGGCGGTGGCGCTGGTGGTGGCGGCGGCGCTCCAGCCGGTGCCGGTGGCGGTTACCGCGGTCGCCCTGGCGGCGGTGGCGGCGGACGGCCAGGTCAGCGTGGTGGAGCGGCCGGTGCATTCGGTCGTCCCGGTGGCGCGCCGAAGCGTGGCCGCAAGTCGAAGCGGGCAAAACGCGCCGAATACGAGAACATGCAGGCGCCGGTCGTCGGTGGCGTACGGCTGCCGCACGGCAACGGCGAGACCATCCGGCTGGCCCGCGGCGCGTCGCTGTCGGACTTCGCCGAGAAGATCGACGCCAACCCGGCCTCGCTGGTGCAGGCGCTGTTCAACCTCGGCGAGATGGTGACCGCCACCCAGTCAGTGGGTGACGAGACCCTCGAGTTGCTGGGCAGCGAGATGAACTACGTCGTGCAGGTCGTGTCTCCGGAAGACGAGGACCGCGAGCTGCTCGAGTCCTTCGACCTCACCTACGGCGAGGACGAGGGCGGCGAGGAAGACCTCGAGACCCGTCCTCCGGTGGTGACCGTCATGGGTCACGTCGACCACGGCAAGACCCGACTGCTGGACACGATTCGCCAGGCCAACGTCCGCGAGGAAGAGGCCGGCGGCATCACCCAGCACATCGGCGCCTACCAGGTCGAGGTCGATCTCGACGGCACCCCGCGCCCGATCACTTTCATCGACACCCCGGGTCACGAGGCGTTCACCGCCATGCGTGCCCGCGGCGCGAAGGCCACCGACATTGCGATCCTGGTGGTCGCCGCCGATGACGGTGTGATGCCGCAGACGGTGGAGGCGGTCAATCACGCTCAGGCGGCCGACGTGCCGATCGTGGTGGCGGTCAACAAGATTGACAAGGAAGGTGCCGATCCGCAGAAGATCCGCGGGCAGCTCACCGAATACGGTTTGGTGCCAGAGGAATTCGGCGGTGACACGATGTTCGTCGACATCTCCGCCAAGCAGGGCACCAACATCGAGTCCCTGCTCGAGGCGGTCGTGCTGACCGCCGACGCGTCTTTGGACCTGCGGGCCAACCCCGACATGGAGGCCCAGGGTGTTGCGATCGAGGCGCACCTGGACCGGGGTCGTGGACCGGTGGCGACCGTGCTGATCCAGCGCGGCACGCTGCGGGTGGGCGATTCGGTGGTGGCAGGCGACGCCTATGGCCGCGTCCGTCGCATGGTCGACGAGCACGGCGAGGACGTCGAGGCGGCTCTGCCGTCGCGACCGGTGCAGGTCATCGGCTTCACGTCGGTGCCAGGTGCGGGTGACAACTTCCTCGTCGTCGACGAGGACCGCATCGCCCGTCAGATCGCCGACCGGCGCAGCGCGCGTAAGCGCAACGCACTGGCGGCGCGTACCCGCAAGCGGATCAGCCTGGAAGACCTGGATTCGGCGCTGAAGGAAACCAGCCAGCTGAACCTGATCCTCAAGGGCGACAACGCAGGCACGGTCGAGGCACTGGAGGAAGCGCTGCTGGGCATCCAGGTCGACGATGAAGTCGAGTTGCGCGTCATCGACCGCGGCGTCGGCGGCGTCACGGAGACCAATGTCAACCTGGCGTCGGCCTCGGACGCGATCATCATCGGGTTCAACGTCCGCGCCGAGGGCAAGGCCACCGAACTCGCCAACCGCGAGGGTGTGGAGATCCGCTACTACTCGGTGATCTACCAGGCCATCGACGAGATCGAGAGTGCGCTCAAGGGCATGCTCAAGCCGATCTACGAGGAGCGCGAACTCGGTCGCGCGGAGATCCGGGCGATCTTCAGGTCGTCGAAGGTCGGCAACATCGCCGGCTGTCTGGTCACCTCGGGCATCATGCGCCGCAACGCGAAGGCGCGTCTGCTCCGGGACAGTGTCGTCGTCGCCGAGAACCTCACGGTGTCGTCGTTGAAGCGCGAGAAGGATGACGCGACCGAGGTGCGCGAGGGCTACGAGTGTGGTTTGACGCTGACGTACTCCGATATCAAGGAGGGCGACGTGATCGAGACCTACGAGCTGGTCGAGAAGGCACGTGCCTGA